The sequence below is a genomic window from Haladaptatus sp. R4.
CCGATGGACGTCGGCGACGCGTCGGTCTGCGCCTGCTTCCGCGTCGAGGAGAACCACGAGTACTGGAACAGTCCACCAATCGAAGACCCCCAGGAGGGCGATATCGACGTGGATGGAAGTCAAGGGACGTCCAACGCCGATTGAGTTCGTGGATTCGAATCGACGGAGTTGATTTTTGGAAAGTTGGAACGACTACACGAGCGATGATCGGGTGGCGATCAATATAGCGACATAGAATTTATCAGTGCCGGATCGGACGGAGAGTTTCGGCGAATCGCGAGGAGGCACGTTATTCGGGCTGGGCTTCGGAACGGGCACGGTCGAAGATCGCCTGTCGAATCCACATTCGCTTGTCCCGTTCGGATGGGAACGTCAGGTCCATATCGTCGAGTGCGTCCTGGATGTGGAGATAGAACTCCATCGAGTCCTTGATCGACTCGGAACGGGAGTACGTGGGTTCTTTCGTTCCCAACTCTTCGTCGAAGCGCTCGATGAGGTCGTCGTCTTCTCCGATCCAGATTCCGACGGTATTTCCGGGCATACTGACAGCGACAGACCGGGCAGGAATAAACCTTACAGGTCGGAACGGTGATCACGGTCGTTGCTGCGCTGTCGAGGGGACGGTCAGTAGTGATGACCACGATGCGCCTCGTAGACCGCCCAATAGAGCCGTTCGATGGGGCGGTTGCAGGTCTCCATCGACCGAAGGACTGGGTGCTAACGACCGGCAAGCCGAACAGTGCTGGCTAGGATGATAGCTACTCGGTGACTGGCGACGAATCGATGACCTCGCTCGTCTGCCAGTGTAGCCAAACGCCCTGCAGAACGATCCTAAAAAGAAATATGAATGAGACATATGTCCGAAGGTTTCGAGGAAAATGACAAACGATCCATCTACAAAACATTTATAAATAGTGTCCCCGTTGGACGACCGAACCAACACGAACGACTGCCCCGAAAAAACCCGAAACGGACTGCAAGGCTGCAAGGGAATTCTGCAAGGTCGGTGCATATTGGCCTGCAAGGACGCGCGAAAATCGCAACACGTCGTCGGGGTGGTTGTTGTCCCACAGAGGGAGATTAGTTCGCTTATCACAGAATGTGGGACAGCTTGATATGCCCTGCGTGAGATGAGAAATCATGGTCGAAGAGGGAACCGAACGGACCGTCGTCAAGACACATATTCCAAAATATCAGAAAGAACAGTGGCGATCCGACGCCGACGAACTCGACATGAGCCAGAGCGAATTCGTCAAGGCGATGGTTCAAGCCGGTCGGCGGGGGTTCGAACTCGATCCCGTGGAAGGTACTTCTAGCGACTCAACCCCTAGGGGTGATGACCTCGAAGAGAGGGTGCTCGAAACCCTCGCAGAGGAGGGAAACCTGTCGGGGGGCGAACTAATCGAACAGCTCATGGGGGACTTCGAGGAGCGACTCGACGAAGTGCTCAGCGAACTCCAATCTCGGAACCGTGTTCAGTACAGCGTGCGGCACGGAGGGTACGTGCTAGTCGAGGGAACGGATGGCGGCGAGTAACCCCCCCGATCCGAATCCCGACGACCCGGTTGGGTACTTCCTCCAGGACCTCCTCTACCACGGTAAGAGCGAGCGAACGCGAGACGCCTACGAACGCGTTTTACGACGGTTCGAGGCGTTCATCACCGACCCCGACCGAAACCCGTCGGGTCGGTCGGTCGCCCCAGGGGAGGCGACACAACGTGACTGCATAGCGTGGATTCACACCCTGCGGGGGAAGAACGCGGAGAGCACGATTGCAACCTACGCGGCCTATCTCCACCGGTTTTACGCCTACATGACGCAGGTCGGCGCGTTCGAATCGAATCCGATGGCGCTCGTGGTCGAGGAGATGAACGAGTCCATCGACAAGGACCCGACTCGGCGTGAGATTTCGGTCGTACAAATGCGGGAGTTCGTGGACGGAATCTCCCACCCGTTGGAGCGGGCGGTCGTCTGCACGCTGTTGAAGACGGGAATGCGCGTCGGCGAGGTGAGCAACCTCGACGTGCGGGACGTGAATCTCACCGACGAAGTCGTCCGGTCGGCGTACGACCTCGGGAGACGGCCGCAGCTCAGTGGCCGTCCCGACTCGATCTTTATCGGAGCGGACGCGGTTCGTGGGAACGTCGTGAATGGGGAGGAACGAACCGCTTCGAACAAGCGAAAGCGGGAGACAATCGTCCCCGTGGACGACGAACTCCGAGAGGTGCTCCTTCGGTGGTTGGCGATCCGGCCGGATTCACAGTCACCCGCGGAACCGCTGTTCGTCAGTACGAGTGGCAATTGGGGCGAGCGGCTCACGCCGAAGATGATCCGCAACATCGTGGAACGACACGCCCGCGAAGCCGGATGGTATCGAACCGGCGGCGGTGCGGAAGAGAACGTCACCCCCCACTACTTCCGGCACTTTTTCACCACACACCTCCGCGACCGAACCGGCGACCGCGGTATCGTGAAATACCTCCGCGGCGACGTGGCGAGCGACATCATCGACACCTACACGCACAACTGGGGCGACAGGGTCCGGGAAGTGTACGAGGAGAACATCTACTCGCTACTGTAACCGTCCCCGCTGCCCGATCGAGGTATTTCCGTTCTGCAAACCGCTACTCGACAGTCGATTCGTAGCGATAGAACCCCTTTTACATGATAACACCCCACATGATTTTTCGCAGAGCGGGAGTCTCCTCGGACACATAAATTGTATTTCGCTATATCAAGCGGTCGGGGAGGGGTTTAGGAAAATGGTATCTGTCTATAATTTCTGACGGGCGGAAACAGTGGAACCGATGACGGGAGACGGCGAATGGCGAAAGACGTCTCGAACGCTGCAGCAGGAGTGGTATGAGAAAATATTTGGCAGAAATGATCTGTACTAACCGGTATGGGTAGCGTCATGTTCAAGTCGGCACTGCTGGGGGCCGTTATCGGATTTTGCTGCGGTTTGGTTTTGTTCGGAGTGCTCGGAGCGGGTGTCGGTTTCCTGTTCGGTGGCGTCATCGGCGTTCTGTTCGGGTCGTTACTGCTGAAGCCGATAGAGGATGTGAATCGCAAAATCGTGGAGTTAGAACGACGGGTCGAACGGTTAGAGGGCGAATAGGAGTGGAATCGACGGAGAATCGATGGGGGGTCTTATTCACGCCGGATTTCGGCGCGTTGTCCCTTCTCTATCGGCGCACCGACCGTGTTCCCCCACTCCACCCACGACCCGTAGTAGTTACGGACGGTCTCGTAGCCGAGCAGTTCGTGCAGCACGAACCACGTCAGCGCGGAGCGTTCGCCGATCCGACAGTACGTGATGATCTCGTCCATGCTCTCGATACCCGCGTCATCGTAGATTTCGCGGAGTTCGTCCGCCGATCTGAATCGCCCCTCGCCATCGACGACTTGGCTCCACGGGACGTTGACCGCCCCGGGAATGTGGCCGCCGCGCTGGACGCCCTCGTTCCAACCGGGCGGCGCGAGGATTTCGCCGCGGTATTCCTCCGGCGTTCGAACGTCGACGAGCGACGCTTCGCGTTCGATCGCGTCCATAACGTCGGGTTGGTCGGCGCGAATGGATCGGTTCGGCGCGGTTACGTGATACGACCGTTCCGGGAACTGGGGTATCTCGTCGGTGAGGGGTGCATCCTGGTCCACCCACCGGTCACGTCCACCGTTCAGCAACCGCACGTCCTCGT
It includes:
- a CDS encoding DUF5805 domain-containing protein, whose amino-acid sequence is MVEEGTERTVVKTHIPKYQKEQWRSDADELDMSQSEFVKAMVQAGRRGFELDPVEGTSSDSTPRGDDLEERVLETLAEEGNLSGGELIEQLMGDFEERLDEVLSELQSRNRVQYSVRHGGYVLVEGTDGGE
- a CDS encoding tyrosine-type recombinase/integrase, which translates into the protein MAASNPPDPNPDDPVGYFLQDLLYHGKSERTRDAYERVLRRFEAFITDPDRNPSGRSVAPGEATQRDCIAWIHTLRGKNAESTIATYAAYLHRFYAYMTQVGAFESNPMALVVEEMNESIDKDPTRREISVVQMREFVDGISHPLERAVVCTLLKTGMRVGEVSNLDVRDVNLTDEVVRSAYDLGRRPQLSGRPDSIFIGADAVRGNVVNGEERTASNKRKRETIVPVDDELREVLLRWLAIRPDSQSPAEPLFVSTSGNWGERLTPKMIRNIVERHAREAGWYRTGGGAEENVTPHYFRHFFTTHLRDRTGDRGIVKYLRGDVASDIIDTYTHNWGDRVREVYEENIYSLL
- a CDS encoding sulfurtransferase, which gives rise to MTNDATNALVSVGWVVDRLDDFQRDDPSFRLVEVDIDPNNYDEGHIPGALKIDWKTQLQDSTRFDVPTKAAFEELLGSLGISEESTVVLYGDMMNWFAAHAYWLLTYYGHEDVRLLNGGRDRWVDQDAPLTDEIPQFPERSYHVTAPNRSIRADQPDVMDAIEREASLVDVRTPEEYRGEILAPPGWNEGVQRGGHIPGAVNVPWSQVVDGEGRFRSADELREIYDDAGIESMDEIITYCRIGERSALTWFVLHELLGYETVRNYYGSWVEWGNTVGAPIEKGQRAEIRRE